Genomic DNA from Streptomyces venezuelae:
CGACCCGGCCCCACTCGTTGGAGGCTGATCACGGCCAGCTGATACACGCCTCCAGCCGGTACTCGCCACCAGCCGGTGCTGCCCCCCCCGCCAGGGCGGCCTCCGTCCAGCAGGTCGGACCCGGGCCACCCGGCCCGCCCCGGCCCCGGCCCCGGCCCGAACCCCGCCTGCCGGCGCCGCCCCTCCCGGGAGTCGAACGTCCACCCGCGACGGCCTCCCTTCGCGACCTCCCCGGCCCCTTGAGCCGTCCCGGGGCCGCGCCGCGCCCCGGTCGAACCTCACCGCAACCTCCGCCCGGAAACCCTCCGCCCGGAGACGCTCCGCCCGGAAGCCCCCGCCAGGGAGCCGCCCTCCCACACCCGGAATCCCGGCGCCCCGCCGCGCCGCTCCCAGTCGTACCCACAAGCCGTGCATCCCCGGCGAGGTCCCTGAGGCCCGCCCCGCATCCCCGCCCAACGCATTCCCCGACCCGAGAAGGACCGGACATGCCCACGCACCCCGACCCCCGCCACGCCCCACGCCCCTCAGCCATCACAGCCACCGACCTGCGCAAGGCCTACGGCCGGAAAACCGTGCTGGACGGGATCGACCTCGACATCCCGCAAGGCACGATCTTCTCCCTCCTCGGCCCCAACGGCGCGGGCAAGACGACCGCCGTGCAGATCCTCTCCACGCTCATCCCCGCCGACGCCGGAGAAGCCCGTGTCGCGGGGCACGACCTGGTGCGCGAACCCGACGCCGTGCGTGCCGCGATCGGCGTCACCGGGCAGTTCTCCGCCGTCGACAACCTCCTCACCGGCGAGGAGAACCTGACGCTCATGGCGGACCTGTACGGCTTCGGACGACGGCAGGGCCGGCACCTCGCCGCCGAACTCGTCGAGCGGTTCGACCTGGTCGAGGCCGCGCGGAAGCCCGCCGCGACGTACTCCGGCGGCATGCGGCGCCGGCTCGACATCGCGATGACCCTCGTCGGCAACCCGCGCGTGATCTTCCTGGACGAGCCGACCACCGGTCTCGACCCGCGCAGCCGGCACGGCATGTGGGAGATCGTCCGGCAGCTCGTCGCCGACGGTGTGACCATCTTCCTGACCACGCAGTACCTGGAAGAGGCCGACCAACTCGCCGACCGCATCGCCGTGTTGAGCGGCGGCAAGCTCGTCGCCGAGGGCACCCCCGACGAGCTGAAGCGTCTCGTCCCCGGCGGCCACGTCCAGCTCCGTTTCGCCGACCCCGCCGGTCTGGACGAGGCCGCGCGGCTGCTCGGCCTCGGCAGCAGGGGCGAGGACGACCTGACCCTGCACGTCCCCAGCGACGGCAGCCTGAAGTCCGTCAAGGCGGTGCTCGACCGCGTCGAGGCCACCGGCATCGAGGTCGAGGGGCTCACGATCGACACCCCCGACCTGGACGACGTCTTCTTCGCCGTGACCGGCCACCCCGACCAGGAGAAAGCGACGACCCGATGAGCACCGTCACCACCCCCGCCACCACGACCACCTCGGCGGTCACCCGGACCCACGTCCCCGCCCCCACCTCCGCGCTGCAGAACTCCCTCACCATGCTGCGCCGCAACCTCAGACACGCCCGCCGCTACCCGGCCATGACGATCAGCCTGGTCAGC
This window encodes:
- a CDS encoding ATP-binding cassette domain-containing protein, encoding MPTHPDPRHAPRPSAITATDLRKAYGRKTVLDGIDLDIPQGTIFSLLGPNGAGKTTAVQILSTLIPADAGEARVAGHDLVREPDAVRAAIGVTGQFSAVDNLLTGEENLTLMADLYGFGRRQGRHLAAELVERFDLVEAARKPAATYSGGMRRRLDIAMTLVGNPRVIFLDEPTTGLDPRSRHGMWEIVRQLVADGVTIFLTTQYLEEADQLADRIAVLSGGKLVAEGTPDELKRLVPGGHVQLRFADPAGLDEAARLLGLGSRGEDDLTLHVPSDGSLKSVKAVLDRVEATGIEVEGLTIDTPDLDDVFFAVTGHPDQEKATTR